One region of Solanum pennellii chromosome 6, SPENNV200 genomic DNA includes:
- the LOC107022335 gene encoding probable methyltransferase PMT22, translated as MAISSSSSMQDMFKQRKYPFIFSLFLLLIFVTFLLISNSQKSPIFAAIDFAQRAALIKSVPEFNPNTITTSNSTNLHQSDENNNTSINRESPLNNVRIDPESSNVPLKINPELTDTTISDELETFSYHWKLCPGPLAVDYIPCLDNWKAIKKIKSRRHMEHRERHCPVPSPRCLVPLPKGYKLPLPWPKSRDMIWYDNVPHPKLVEYKKDQNWVKKSGDYFVFPGGGTQFRDGVNHYIEFIEETFPTIQWGKSIRVLLDVGCGVASFGGYLLDKNVITMSFAPKDEHEAQIQFALERGIPATLSVIATKKLAFPDNVYDMIHCARCRVHWHADGGRPLMELNRILRPGGYFIWSATPVYKKDEGHKNVWKVMVNLTEAMCWKMVARTFFKRGRVGLVIYQKSDSSSCYENRKENIPPMCDQKKNRLNSSWYTPLDNCLLPLASSSYKWPAPWPQRLNTKPLSLSLETDAEETFNQDTRHWASLVSDVYLGSLAINWSSVRNVMDMNAGYGGLATALIDRSLWVMNVVPINGPDTLPIIFDRGLVGTYHDWCESFNTYPRTYDLLHSSFLFGNFSQRCDLVDVAVEMDRIVRPGGYILVQDTLQMIKQLGSILRSLHWSVTLYQHQFLVGKKDFWRPKDIASE; from the exons ATGGCTATATCATCATCGTCTTCAATGCAAGATATGTTCAAACAACGCAAGTATCCATTCATCTTCTCTTTATTCCTTTTACTAATCTTCGTAACTTTCCTCCTCATTTCTAACTCCCAGAAATCACCCATTTTCGCTGCCATCGACTTTGCTCAACGCGCCGCTCTAATCAAATCAGTCCCGGAGTTTAATCCTAACACTATCACTACTTCAAATTCAACTAATCTACACCAATCTGATGAAAACAATAATACTAGCATCAATCGTGAGTCCCCGTTGAATAATGTCAGGATTGACCCTGAGTCGTCTAATGTTCCGCTTAAGATTAACCCTGAGCTGACTGATACGACCATCAGCGATGAGTTGGAAACGTTCTCTTATCATTGGAAGCTATGTCCAGGTCCCCTGGCGGTTGATTACATACCATGCCTTGATAACTGGAAGgcaatcaaaaaaataaaatcgagAAGGCATATGGAGCATAGGGAAAGGCATTGCCCTGTTCCTAGTCCCAGATGTTTGGTTCCATTGCCGAAAGGTTATAAGTTGCCCCTTCCGTGGCCTAAGAGTAGGGATATG ATATGGTATGATAATGTTCCTCATCCTAAGCTTGTGGAATATAAGAAAGACCAGAATTGGGTGAAAAAGTCGGGCGATTATTTTGTTTTCCCTGGTGGTGGAACACAGTTCAGAGATGGAGTGAATCACTATATCGAATTCATTGAAGAG ACTTTTCCAACGATTCAATGGGGAAAGAGTATAAGGGTCCTTTTAGATGTTGGATGTGGTGTTGCTAGCTTTGGTGGTTATTTGCTGGATAAAAATGTCATTACTATGTCATTTGCTCCAAAGGATGAACATGAGGCTCAGATACAGTTTGCCCTCGAGCGTGGAATCCCTGCTACTCTCTCAGTCATTGCAACTAAAAAACTTGCATTTCCAGACaatgtatatgatatgattcatTGCGCAAGATGCAGGGTTCATTGGCATGCAGATG GAGGAAGACCGTTGATGGAGCTCAACAGGATTCTTAGGCCGGGAGGGTACTTCATATGGTCTGCAACGCCAGTTTATAAGAAGGATGAAGGACATAAGAATGTCTGGAAAG TTATGGTTAATCTGACTGAAGCAATGTGCTGGAAGATGGTGGCAAGGACCTTCTTTAAAAGAGGTAGAGTCGGGCTAGTTATATATCAAAAATCAGATTCATCTTCCTGCTATGAGAATCGCAAAGAAAATATTCCCCCGATGTGTGACCAGAAGAAGAATAGGCTGAATAGTTCCTG GTACACACCACTTGACAACTGCCTTCTACCACTAGCCTCGAGTAGCTATAAGTGGCCTGCACCCTGGCCTCAGAGGCTCAACACGAAACCTCTAAGTCTATCGCTAGAAACAGATGCTGAAGAAACATTCAACCAGGATACAAGACACTGGGCATCATTGGTATCAGATGTGTACTTAGGAAGCCTTGCTATAAATTGGTCAAGTGTGAGGAATGTGATGGACATGAATGCAGGCTATGGAGG ACTTGCTACAGCACTGATTGATCGATCCCTGTGGGTAATGAATGTTGTTCCTATCAATGGACCAGATACTCTACCTATAATCTTTGATAGGGGCTTGGTTGGAACATACCATGACTGGTGCGAGTCCTTCAATACCTATCCTCGGACATATGATCTTCTACATTCCAGCTTCCTCTTTGGAAATTTTAGTCAAAG ATGTGATCTAGTGGATGTCGCTGTGGAGATGGACAGAATAGTGAGACCAGGTGGATACATTTTAGTTCAAGATACTCTGCAGATGATTAAACAACTAGGCTCGATTCTACGTTCACTTCATTGGTCAGTCACTCTGTATCAGCATCAATTTCTTGTTGGTAAGAAAGACTTTTGGCGCCCCAAAGACATTGCAAGTGAGTGA
- the LOC107023505 gene encoding peptide-N4-(N-acetyl-beta-glucosaminyl)asparagine amidase A-like, translating to MSEFLPPLMAILIFFFITISFIAPSSSSLPEHHFHFTKNGLRHNTSSQPQQYIEISRPLSFTNLPPSCTFHILTHDFAYTMGLPPVSASYSPPANCSWTHVALQFNVSSKGEQYNRIAAVWLDGAELLRTSTAEPTDDGIFWTVTKDVTRYSSILVNENISLSVMMENLVNDVYTGVYQVNISFLYYNSKKMDVSLSNSYNRKMKPDNEIEKPADMIIPISGNGSEGFWFRILNESDLHGQSVIIPKNTYKAVIEIYVSSHGYDEFWYTNPPDSYIQMNNLTTKRGHGSYREVLVNIDRMLVGSVIPFPVIFTGGINPMYWGPLVSIGAFDLPSYDIDLTPYLGLLLDRQAHFLELGVNDSIPFWLVGANLHLWVDNNCVLPCEVQAKIIDFGTPKFKIERSSSFLGLDGSFEVEIKRKSEISYWVNSTTGKLTTIIKRELKFKNEMNFYLSGTEKKIKQKVEEEIEVSVLSNSGGTISKTKVKRKFPLTITSKTIASMENDTTLMLSDLDHEWKEKKKLDGGPSISLKNRQQCNGWMVVQGRNVLHGGATTQQTYSYANEADCYSRTVSAANGKLMNDTANILCAAAPLKFGSFSAL from the coding sequence atgagtgAATTTCTTCCTCCTCTCATGGCGAttctcatcttcttcttcatcactaTCAGCTTTATTGCtccatcttcatcttctttaccTGAACACCATTTTCACTTTACCAAAAACGGTCTTCGCCACAATACTTCTTCACAGCCACAGCAATACATAGAAATCAGTCGTCCATTGTCATTCACAAATCTCCCTCCTTCTTGTACTTTTCATATCCTTACTCATGATTTCGCCTATACCATGGGTCTCCCCCCGGTCTCTGCTTCTTACTCTCCTCCGGCAAATTGCTCCTGGACTCATGTGGCTCTTCAGTTTAATGTTTCTTCTAAAGGTGAGCAATACAATCGAATCGCCGCCGTTTGGCTTGATGGCGCCGAGCTCCTCCGTACCAGCACCGCTGAGCCTACCGATGACGGTATTTTCTGGACTGTAACGAAGGATGTTACCAGGTACTCCTCCATCCTGGTCAACGAGAATATATCTCTTTCTGTCATGATGGAAAATCTGGTCAACGATGTTTATACCGGTGTTTATCAGGTTAATATTAGTTTCCTCTACTATAATAGTAAGAAAATGGATGTTTCGTTATCGAACAGTTATAATCGGAAAATGAAGCCGGATAATGAGATTGAAAAACCGGCAGATATGATAATACCAATATCGGGAAATGGAAGTGAAGGATTTTGGTTTCGAATTTTGAATGAATCAGATCTGCATGGGCAGAGTGTTATTATTCCGAAAAATACGTACAAAGCTGTGATTGAGATTTACGTATCATCACACGGGTATGATGAGTTTTGGTACACGAATCCGCCTGATTCATACATACAAATGAATAATTTAACTACTAAGAGAGGCCATGGATCGTACAGGGAAGTTTTGGTGAATATAGATAGGATGTTGGTTGGATCTGTGATTCCATTTCCTGTTATTTTCACTGGCGGAATTAATCCTATGTACTGGGGACCACTAGTTTCGATTGGGGCATTTGATCTTCCTTCGTATGACATTGATTTAACACCATATTTGGGGCTTTTACTCGACCGTCAAGCTCATTTTCTAGAGCTTGGGGTGAATGATAGTATCCCATTCTGGCTTGTGGGTGCCAATTTGCACCTTTGGGTGGATAACAATTGTGTATTGCCTTGTGAAGTGCAGGCTAAAATTATTGATTTCGGTACCCCTAAGTTCAAGATTGAGCGATCTTCGAGTTTTCTAGGCCTGGATGGATCATTTGAGGTTGAGATTAAGAGGAAGAGTGAGATTTCTTATTGGGTGAACTCAACAACAGGAAAATTGACTACTATAATCAAGCGAGAATTGAAGTTCAAGAACGAAATGAACTTTTATCTAAGCGGAACTGAGAAAAAGATTAAGCAAAAAGTGGAGGAAGAGATTGAAGTTAGCGTATTGTCTAATAGTGGTGGCACGATCTCTAAAACCAAAGTGAAGAGGAAGTTTCCGCTTACTATAACATCTAAGACTATAGCATCAATGGAGAATGATACGACCTTGATGCTTTCTGATTTGGATCATGAAtggaaggagaagaagaagttgGATGGAGGTCCTTCAATCTCATTGAAAAACCGGCAGCAATGCAATGGATGGATGGTTGTTCAAGGTCGCAATGTTTTACATGGTGGGGCAACCACTCAACAAACTTATTCTTACGCCAATGAAGCTGATTGCTATTCTCGAACCGTTTCAGCTGCCAATGGCAAGCTTATGAATGACACTGCAAACATTCTTTGTGCAGCAGCTCCTTTGAAGTTTGGTTCATTTTCTGCTTTGTGA
- the LOC107021338 gene encoding peptide-N4-(N-acetyl-beta-glucosaminyl)asparagine amidase A-like — translation MSNLQLFFFIIVIIINFINAPICSSLQHPSHFIKHGYFQQKYFEINRPLPFANLTPSCTLPILSHHFGDTIGLPPVSVAYAPPENCSWNHVALQFNASSNGVQYDRIAAVWLDGADLLRTSTAEPTESGGFWTVTKDVTRYSSLLAKQDISLSVMLENIVNDVYTGAYYVNLTILYYYIEEMNVPLSTTSNNRKVRMVDDVFVDNSMSLYEKPADLIIPISGYNRGEGFWFRIQSDSELKGKSVIIPKNTYRAVMEICVSFHGLDEFWYSNPPDSYIRANNLTSQRGHGSYREVLLNIDRNLVGSVVPFPVIYPGGINPLYWDPIVSIGAFDHPSYDIDITPFLGDLLDGKSHFMGFKVLDSLPFWLLDANMHLWIDKQCTSDCEVQGEVVDYGIPDYEMERSSSFKGLDGSYEVELKRKSKYHGWVNSSAGNLTTKISRELKFKNEIKFDNKGTEKKVEQKVEEEIEISVVSETGRKISHTSMKREYPLTITTKTSKPSREDGTIIMHSELEHEWNEEKNWSDGHSDSYSSRLKNGQKCKGWTSVKDRIVLQGGATTEQSYSYNGEASTYSREIAAANGKLVHDTATYLKFPSVSTM, via the coding sequence ATGTCAAATCTCcaactcttcttcttcataatagtaataataatcaattttattaatgcTCCAATTTGTTCTTCCCTTCAGCACCCTTCTCACTTCATCAAACATGGTTACTTTCAACaaaaatactttgaaataaatcGTCCATTGCCTTTCGCTAATCTCACTCCTTCCTGCACTCTTCCAATTCTCTCTCATCACTTCGGAGATACTATCGGTCTTCCACCTGTCTCCGTCGCTTACGCGCCGCCGGAGAATTGCTCTTGGAACCATGTTGCTCTTCAATTCAACGCCTCTTCTAATGGAGTACAGTATGATCGTATCGCTGCCGTTTGGCTTGACGGTGCCGATCTCTTACGTACCAGCACCGCGGAGCCAACTGAAAGCGGTGGTTTCTGGACTGTTACTAAGGATGTTACCAGGTACTCGTCCCTCCTTGCCAAACAGGATATTTCTCTTTCTGTTATGCTGGAAAATATTGTCAACGATGTTTATACAGGTGCTTATTATGTTAATCTTACTATCTTATACTATTATATTGAGGAAATGAATGTGCCGTTATCAACTACTAGTAACAATCGGAAAGTGAGAATGGTAGATGATGTGTTTGTGGATAATTCAATGAGTTTATACGAAAAACCAGCAGATTTGATAATTCCGATTTCGGGTTATAATAGAGGTGAAGGATTTTGGTTTCGAATTCAGAGTGATTCGGAATTGAAGGGGAAGAGTGTTATCATACCGAAGAACACTTACAGAGCTGTCATGGAAATTTGCGTGTCATTTCATGGATTGGATGAGTTTTGGTACTCAAATCCCCCTGATTCTTACATACGGGCAAATAATTTGACTAGCCAGAGAGGCCATGGATCGTACAGGGAAGTTTTGTTGAATATCGACAGGAATTTGGTAGGATCTGTGGTTCCATTTCCTGTAATTTACCCAGGTGGAATTAATCCCCTTTACTGGGATCCAATTGTTTCAATTGGGGCTTTTGATCATCCTTCTTACGACATCGATATAACTCCATTTTTGGGGGATTTACTTGATGGTAAATCCCATTTTATGGGGTTTAAGGTGCTGGATAGTCTCCCTTTCTGGCTTCTGGATGCGAATATGCACCTTTGGATAGATAAACAATGCACTAGTGATTGTGAAGTGCAGGGTGAAGTTGTTGACTATGGAATTCCAGATTACGAGATGGAGCGGTCTTCAAGCTTTAAGGGGCTGGATGGATCATATGAAGTTGAGTTGAAGAGGAAGAGCAAGTATCACGGGTGGGTGAATTCATCAGCAGGCAATTTGACAACTAAAATTTCACGAGaactcaagttcaagaacgagaTAAAGTTTGATAACAAGGGAACTGAAAAAAAAGTAGAGCAAAAAGTGGAAGAAGAGATTGAAATAAGTGTAGTCTCTGAAACAGGTAGGAAGATTTCTCATACAAGTATGAAGCGGGAATATCCTCTAACTATAACCACTAAGACTTCGAAGCCATCAAGAGAAGATGGTACAATCATCATGCATTCTGAATTAGAACATGAATGGAATGAGGAGAAGAATTGGAGTGACGGACATTCAGATTCTTATTCAAGCCGTTTGAAAAATGGGCAAAAATGCAAAGGGTGGACGTCTGTTAAAGATCGCATTGTTCTACAAGGTGGAGCAACGACGGAACAGAGTTATTCGTATAATGGTGAAGCTAGCACCTATTCTCGTGAAATTGCAGCTGCTAATGGCAAACTTGTACACGATACTGCAACCTACTTAAAGTTTCCTTCGGTTTCTACTATGTGA